Proteins co-encoded in one Kutzneria chonburiensis genomic window:
- a CDS encoding ABC transporter ATP-binding protein — protein MTPRLRAESLQLGYGDSLVVDGLDLDVVAGTVTAVIGPNGCGKSTLLRAMGRLLAPRGGQVLLDGKRIDKMPTKEVAKILGVLPQSPQAPEGLTVADLVARGRHPHQAWYRQWSSDDHVAIDEALEMTGMTEFAERTLDQLSGGQRQRAWISMALAQGTELLLLDEPTTYLDLAHQVDVLDLVQRLHSELGRTVVMVLHDLNLAARYADRLVALRAGKVVAQGKPHDVLTEDLLRDVFDLEAKVIDDPVAGTPLVVPIGTRHRT, from the coding sequence GTGACGCCACGACTGCGGGCCGAGTCGCTTCAACTCGGCTACGGCGACTCGCTCGTCGTCGACGGGCTCGACCTGGACGTCGTCGCCGGCACCGTGACCGCGGTGATCGGCCCCAACGGCTGCGGCAAGTCCACTCTGCTCCGGGCCATGGGCCGGCTGCTCGCGCCGCGCGGCGGGCAGGTGCTGTTGGACGGCAAGCGCATCGACAAGATGCCCACCAAGGAGGTCGCCAAGATCCTCGGCGTGCTGCCGCAGTCGCCGCAGGCCCCCGAGGGACTCACCGTCGCCGACCTTGTCGCGCGCGGCCGGCACCCGCATCAGGCCTGGTATCGGCAGTGGTCGTCCGACGATCATGTGGCCATCGACGAGGCGCTGGAGATGACCGGTATGACCGAGTTCGCCGAGCGGACGCTCGACCAGCTCTCCGGCGGCCAGCGGCAGCGGGCGTGGATCTCCATGGCGTTGGCCCAGGGCACCGAGCTGCTTCTGCTCGACGAGCCCACGACGTACCTCGACCTCGCCCACCAGGTCGACGTGCTGGACCTGGTGCAACGACTGCACAGCGAGCTGGGGCGGACAGTCGTGATGGTGCTGCACGACCTCAATCTCGCCGCCCGCTACGCCGACCGGCTTGTCGCCCTGCGCGCCGGCAAGGTCGTCGCCCAGGGCAAGCCGCACGACGTGTTGACGGAGGACCTGCTCCGGGACGTCTTCGACCTGGAGGCCAAGGTCATCGACGACCCCGTCGCCGGCACACCCTTGGTCGTCCCGATCGGCACCCGGCACCGTACCTGA
- a CDS encoding FecCD family ABC transporter permease, translating to MTALPGLKLGPVGLRFRLRPLVVPLIALAVTVFVVALNIRLGDFPMSVGDVLRVLVGGADAAEQYIVFDLRLPRTLTGLLIGAAFGVSGAITQAISRNPLASPDVLGVTPGASAGAVGVIVLASTYGGAASIAAAIGLPVAALIGGLLSAALVYLLAWRRGVDGYRLVLVGIGVQAFMLNLTYWLLTIGDISQAGQALVWITGSLNGRSWGDLIPVAVALALFLPLSLVGAHALGALQFDDDTVRNLGTRVELSRFALILIAVILAAIATAAAGPVFFVALATPQIAQRLAGTARPPLVASAIIGALLVSVSDLVARTAFGIELPVGVVTAVLGAPYLMFLIIRKRREVRA from the coding sequence GTGACGGCATTGCCAGGCCTGAAGCTCGGCCCGGTCGGACTGCGGTTCCGCCTGCGGCCGCTGGTGGTGCCGCTCATCGCCCTGGCCGTGACGGTCTTCGTGGTGGCGCTGAACATCCGCCTCGGCGACTTCCCGATGTCGGTCGGCGACGTGCTGCGCGTGCTGGTCGGCGGCGCCGACGCGGCCGAGCAGTACATCGTCTTCGACCTGCGGCTGCCGCGAACGCTGACCGGCCTGCTGATCGGGGCGGCGTTCGGCGTTTCCGGCGCGATCACGCAAGCCATCTCCCGCAACCCGTTGGCCAGCCCCGATGTCCTCGGTGTCACGCCGGGTGCCTCGGCCGGCGCGGTCGGCGTGATCGTGCTGGCCAGCACGTACGGCGGCGCGGCCAGCATCGCGGCGGCCATCGGCCTGCCGGTGGCGGCGCTGATCGGCGGCCTGCTGTCGGCCGCGCTGGTCTACCTGCTGGCCTGGCGGCGCGGCGTGGACGGTTACCGGCTCGTGCTGGTCGGCATCGGCGTGCAGGCGTTCATGCTCAACCTCACGTACTGGCTGCTCACGATCGGCGACATCAGCCAGGCCGGCCAAGCGCTGGTGTGGATCACCGGCAGCCTCAACGGCCGCAGCTGGGGCGACCTGATCCCGGTAGCCGTGGCGCTGGCCCTGTTCCTGCCGTTGTCGCTGGTCGGCGCGCACGCGCTGGGGGCGCTCCAGTTCGACGACGACACCGTGCGCAACCTGGGCACACGGGTGGAGCTGAGCCGGTTCGCATTGATCCTGATCGCGGTCATCCTGGCCGCCATCGCGACCGCAGCTGCCGGCCCGGTGTTCTTCGTCGCGCTGGCCACGCCGCAGATCGCCCAACGCCTCGCCGGCACCGCCCGGCCGCCGCTGGTGGCCTCCGCGATCATCGGTGCGCTCCTGGTCAGCGTCTCGGATCTGGTGGCGCGCACGGCTTTTGGCATCGAGCTGCCGGTCGGCGTGGTCACGGCCGTGCTCGGTGCGCCCTACCTGATGTTCCTGATCATTCGTAAGCGCCGGGAGGTGCGGGCGTGA